From Weissella diestrammenae, a single genomic window includes:
- the yfmH gene encoding EF-P 5-aminopentanol modification-associated protein YfmH — MAHKILQVSHDQLDNGLKIHLVPRSDYHQMMAMVTVDYGARDQIFEDKGVLTHEPAGLAHFLEHRLFAQPAYDAFTKISSFGDNVNAFTSQTRTSYFLTSRGYQYDSFEELLSFTQTPYFPEKELKKEIGIIGQEIEMYQDDPASRLYRAILNRLFPQDPLGTDIAGTLDSIKQIDARALMTAYTHNYVPNKMEIVVAGAFDPIQIRTLIAQSELGQARPQITGHYHLPVLSAVDTLPVEIELETVRNKVAIGQRFYEGQMLPVGKAALNDAIAWSLVMDLVFGEFSPVYMNWYDSGLIDDSFSVEFDWERAFAFVTIIAETSEPEELISLVSDELQVLSDRFEDLKKWYDLAKKDMLGRMVAKLNSLEEIVTRYEGNTFGGTLLDDEIEILQNLSVMTVHEMIRRVAVSPIASIIARPN, encoded by the coding sequence ATGGCGCACAAAATTTTGCAGGTGAGTCATGATCAATTAGATAATGGGCTGAAAATTCATTTAGTACCACGTTCGGATTATCATCAGATGATGGCGATGGTGACAGTTGATTATGGCGCTCGTGACCAGATTTTTGAAGACAAAGGTGTGCTTACGCATGAACCAGCTGGATTAGCTCATTTCTTAGAGCATCGATTGTTTGCACAACCAGCCTATGATGCTTTCACCAAAATTAGTAGTTTTGGTGATAACGTGAATGCATTTACATCACAAACCCGAACAAGTTATTTTTTAACTTCGCGTGGTTATCAATACGACAGTTTTGAAGAATTATTATCTTTTACACAAACCCCTTATTTTCCGGAAAAAGAACTGAAGAAAGAAATTGGGATTATTGGACAAGAAATCGAGATGTATCAGGATGATCCAGCTTCTCGTTTGTATCGTGCAATTTTGAATCGACTTTTCCCACAAGACCCATTGGGCACTGATATTGCTGGAACACTTGATAGTATCAAACAGATTGATGCGAGGGCACTAATGACGGCATACACCCATAATTATGTGCCAAATAAAATGGAAATCGTGGTGGCTGGCGCATTTGATCCGATTCAGATTCGGACATTGATTGCGCAGTCAGAACTTGGCCAAGCTAGGCCACAAATTACGGGCCATTATCACTTACCAGTTTTATCAGCTGTGGATACGCTACCAGTAGAGATTGAATTAGAAACGGTGCGGAATAAAGTAGCGATTGGTCAACGCTTTTATGAGGGTCAAATGTTACCAGTTGGGAAGGCTGCATTAAATGATGCTATTGCATGGTCGCTGGTCATGGATCTGGTTTTTGGTGAATTTTCACCAGTTTATATGAATTGGTACGATTCAGGCTTAATTGATGATAGTTTTAGTGTGGAGTTTGATTGGGAACGTGCCTTTGCATTTGTGACCATTATTGCTGAAACATCGGAACCAGAGGAGTTAATCAGCTTAGTATCAGATGAGTTACAAGTGTTGAGTGACAGATTTGAAGATCTAAAAAAATGGTATGATTTAGCCAAAAAAGACATGTTAGGACGTATGGTAGCCAAGCTGAATTCATTAGAAGAGATTGTGACGCGATATGAGGGGAATACTTTTGGCGGAACGTTGTTGGATGATGAGATTGAGATTCTTCAAAATTTGTCGGTTATGACGGTGCACGAAATGATTCGGCGTGTTGCTGTTAGTCCAATTGCTAGTATAATTGCCCGTCCAAATTAA
- the yfmF gene encoding EF-P 5-aminopentanol modification-associated protein YfmF, protein MKTIELTNGVYVHIVQTTQFATNQISINFSQPKAKAHFAERFLVSNMLETVSKQYFSQTLMAKKISQMYGADFSVDVSNLGAIHNLRLNLSLVNDVFTNDKTNMVQTGLEFLQEVLLRPLGNDEIGFDLTVFSRQQEIALDEIAGLFEDREYQAIRTALTAYFQTSYLGETAFGQSESIEHVTPLMAWHELKRMYQNDRVDIMLQGDFSDTSILPLLNRFNFQPRMSQISPFEQQTQQVLQMHSLAANVNQARLVQIYQLNLTVQQRFVGYVFNALFGGLGVSRLFSNVREKAGLAYAVYSDFNPYTGVLLVSAGLELDDLAQARQMIAQQIEQLQTQPITAEELSIVKRLMINDYVVALDRPERQLDYLLSQQLTGLILTDQQWTEQINAVTVAAVQKVAQALILQIDLMLTRERN, encoded by the coding sequence TTGAAAACAATTGAACTAACAAATGGTGTCTATGTGCACATCGTTCAGACGACACAATTTGCGACAAATCAAATCAGTATTAATTTTTCCCAGCCGAAAGCTAAAGCACATTTCGCTGAACGTTTTTTAGTGAGTAACATGCTTGAAACGGTTTCAAAACAATATTTTAGTCAGACATTGATGGCAAAAAAAATTAGTCAAATGTATGGGGCTGATTTTAGTGTCGATGTTTCAAATCTAGGTGCGATTCACAATCTAAGGTTAAATTTATCATTAGTGAATGATGTATTCACTAATGATAAGACTAATATGGTGCAGACTGGGTTGGAATTTTTACAAGAAGTTTTATTAAGACCACTCGGTAATGACGAGATTGGATTTGATTTAACAGTTTTTTCTCGACAGCAAGAAATTGCCCTGGATGAAATCGCAGGCTTATTTGAAGATCGTGAATATCAAGCGATTAGAACAGCTCTAACAGCGTATTTTCAGACATCATATCTTGGAGAAACCGCCTTCGGTCAGTCTGAGTCCATTGAACACGTCACACCATTAATGGCGTGGCATGAATTGAAACGTATGTATCAAAATGATCGTGTCGATATTATGTTGCAAGGTGATTTTAGTGACACAAGTATTTTACCGCTTTTGAATCGTTTTAATTTTCAACCTCGTATGAGTCAAATATCGCCATTTGAGCAACAGACACAGCAGGTACTTCAGATGCATTCACTGGCTGCAAACGTTAATCAGGCACGTTTAGTTCAAATATACCAATTGAATTTAACAGTGCAACAACGATTTGTTGGTTACGTTTTTAATGCACTTTTTGGTGGATTGGGTGTCTCACGATTATTTTCGAATGTTCGTGAGAAGGCTGGATTGGCGTATGCTGTTTATTCTGATTTTAATCCCTATACAGGTGTATTATTAGTGTCAGCCGGTTTGGAACTTGATGATTTAGCACAAGCTAGGCAAATGATTGCACAACAAATCGAGCAACTTCAAACACAGCCGATTACAGCTGAAGAGTTATCAATCGTGAAACGGCTGATGATTAATGATTATGTTGTGGCGTTAGATCGACCAGAACGTCAACTCGATTATTTATTGTCACAGCAGTTAACAGGATTAATTTTAACTGATCAACAGTGGACTGAACAAATAAATGCTGTCACGGTAGCGGCAGTGCAAAAGGTTGCACAAGCTTTGATTTTGCAAATTGACTTGATGTTAACAAGGGAGAGGAATTAG